Below is a window of 'Nostoc azollae' 0708 DNA.
CATTGATCTAGAACAAAGTAAAACTGAAGCCAGCAACTGATTAACATCGACCAAGCCAGCAAAATGATAACTTTTTGGCGTACTTCTAGTTTGGGAATGGCAGCTTTTGAAGTTGTACCTGTACCTGCAAAAAATTCTGGTATAGCTGTAATGATGGCTGCAATGGTTGGCCAGAAAACGATAGTTTTAGGTGTGACTACATTTACTTCATGTCCAAAGGCAAAAACACTGACTAAGAATCCGGTTATTAATGCTCCCACTGGCATGAAAGTACCAGGAACTCTTAAAGGATTGTCTGTAGTATACCAAGCTGTACCAGCTATCAAAAATAACCAACCCGAAAATGCAATTATATCTTTAATAAAACCTATGGCAAGATATGAAATTCCCCATGAGAAAACACTTAAATATATCAATGTCTGCCAAGAAAAAGCCTTGAGAGGCATGATCACTTTTTGAATTCCTAAGAATAGATCCTGAATAAATTTAAAGATCAGTATTACTTCTTTAAACAATGATGAATTCATAGTATCACCTTAAATTAATTGTATTTCATTAAGTTAGTTTAGTCCTATAGATAAATTGCGAATTAGTAAAATTAAAGTTATGGCTGTATAGCTCATAGAATTTGCTATTAATGTAGTAGTAATTAGGTTAGTATTTTGCAATTGCATTTTTTCAATTCTGTATAATTTTTGTTGTTGAGAGGTTTCAATTTTTTCTTTTTCCCCAATTTCACTTAAGGTAATAATTAGAACTTTGAGTAATAAAAACTTGATCAAAAAAGTACCAAGGAAGATTAAAGAAGCCAGAAAAATTATGGTACTCTGTGTTCCAGGATTCTTAAAGTTATTAAAAAATATATAGCTTATTAATTCTGATTTTAATTTAACGTCTAATCTTGGCTCAACTAGAAAAAATATATTCCATCCAAAGACGCTAGAAAAAACGTTTATGGCTAGGGCATAAAAAATACTGGTTTTTTTGTCAAATTTTAGCCATCTATGCAAAACATACCCTTCTATGGAAATGGCAACTAGTAAAAATAAAGTTTCAAACAACATTGCACCGATGGGCAAAATTCTGGGAAGTGACAATTCTTCAGGCATAAACTGTCAAAAGTAGGAGTTAATTTTTTTTAGAGTATAACGGATGATTGTGGAAATCATCTCATTCTTATTACCATTTTTTATCCTTTTTTGCCAGTATATTTTGATTAATATTATTAATACATCGGATTGCACCTTATACGGTTATGTTAGTTAAAATTAGCCTGCCTCATTGGTCAAAAGGTTGGGTAAAATAAGAAACCACCACGTTATAGCATTTCCAGAGATGACAAGAAATGGGATCGGTATTCGCACAGCGCAAGTGCGTTCTGAACGGCTCACTGGTCAAATTCACGTCTATGATGGCATTGGGAAAGGTAAGTCCCAAGCGGCTTTAGGGGTAGTTCTGCGCTCGATTGGTTTGGGAATAAATACACCAAGTGATTCTAATCGCGTCTTATTGTTGAGGTTTTTGAAGGGGCCAGAACGTGATTATGATGAAGATGGGGCGATCGCCGCTTTACAGCGTGGTTTTCCTCATTTGATTGATCAGGTTCGCACGGGGAGGGCGGAGTTTTTTGGACATGATGAGATTACTCCTTTTGATAGAACAGAAGCTGCGCGGGGTTGGGATGTGGCCAAGGGTGCGATCGCATCTGGGTTGTATTCAGTTGTGGTTTTAGACGAAATTAACCCGGTTCTAGATTTGGGTTTACTCGCTGTGAATGAGGTGGTACAAACTTTAAAATCTAAACCCCAGGAATTGGAAATCATTGCGACTGGACGGGGTGCACCCCAACAGCTACTAGATATTGCCGATTTACATTCGGAAATGAAACCTCAGCACCATCCCACGGCTGAAGCACTTTTCCTGGAAGGAATTGAAATTTATACTGGGTTAGGTAAGGGTAAATCTACTAGTGCTTTGGGTAAGGCCTTACAGGCTATTGGCAGAGGGATAAATCACCCTGGGTCTACGCGTGTATTAATTATGCAGTGGCTGAAGGGTGGCAGTGGTTATACGGAAGATGCGGCGATCGCAGCTTTGCAAAAGTCTTATCCTGAAGTGGTAGATCATCAACGTTGTGGACGGGATGCCATTGTTTGGCGGAATTCTCGGCAAGAATTAGACTATGTGGAAGCAGAGAGAGGTTGGGAAATTGCCAAAACTGCGATCGCATCTGGAATCTATAAAACCATCATTCTCGATGAACTTAACCCTACTGTTGATTTAGAACTACTTCCTGTTGACCCGATTGTTCAAGCTTTGCTGCGTAAACCCCGCGATACAGAAGTTATTATTACCGGTCGTTGTCAAAATCAACCTGCATATTTTGACTTAGCCAGCATTCATTCGGAGGTTTATTGTCATAAGCACTATGCTAATCAAGGGGTGGAATTAAAGCGAGGGGTAGATTTTTAACTTTATGGGCGGGGTTTTCCCGTCCTGATTCTATCTTATTCCGTATTCAGCATTATAGACTTAAAAACTACATAGTCTTCCATCAACCAGTAGCGCCGACAACTTTCTATATTCCAAACCTCTGTCAACATTCCAGATGTAACTAACCAATGAAATTTTTTGGCTGTGCATAGCCAACTAACATCAAATGCTAGTATTTTTTGCAAGACTTCTTTGCGCCGATCTGTCAGCTTCTCGAATACACGCTAAAACTCTTGTTGATTCATCTTTTGTTTTGATTGCATCAGTTAGAGATGATTTATAAAGTAAATGTTTAGGAGACAAGAGGAAGTAGCATAATTCTAGTCATAAGAGGATAGGATATATAGCCCCTTCCCTCATTTGTGTTAAACGCTCATAATCCTTGCTTAGACGATGATATTAGTTAAACCACCCAAATGTTCTTTCTACTACCCAGGGTTGTGGTAAAACTTTAAATTCTTGCTCAGTAGGTCCTATGACTTCAACATGAGCTTAAATCATGAACCAAACTGCAAGTGCAAATTTATCACCGTCATAACCGGAATCAACCCATAAAACTTGGACTTTTTCCAATAATTCTGTGGGTTCCTCTAGCAGTTCCATTAGTGCATAGGCAGCAAGTATTCATTCTGGGGCATTCGCTTCACTAACAACAACTTTCAACACAAGTCCCAGGCTATCAACCAACTAAAGTCTGCCCCTTTCTTCCTTTTACCTTTTTACATCCGTCAAAACCATACACATCCCCTTTTTTTGGTCAGTGTTGACCGACTGACTGTCTGCAGCGAGCGCGGTAGGTTGTGTTGATTTACCTAATTTCGAGCGAACTTGACCACCCAATGTATGGTTGAATTTTTCCCAAACCCCCTGGCCCTGCCATTTACTGTAATAGCTATATACCGTTGACCTTGGCGGGAAGTCACCTGGAAGCATATTCCATTGACATCCAGTTTTCAAATGATAATAGATGGAATTACATATTTCACCCATATCTGTTGTGGGTGGATGCCCTCCTTCTTTGGCTGGTGGAATCAATGGGGCCAGGATTTCCCACTCCATATCAGTTAAGTCTGTGGGGTAAGACTTTCATTCCATGAGTAGCTATGTAAATACACTAGATTTTATGTATCCTATCCTTCCAACATTCCTTTTCTACTCCCCTTTACATTTACTTTATTAATAGCCTCTTATTATATATTCACGTTTGTGACTATTTTACAGGTAAAGTTGTTAAAAGCACGAATATGGTAATTGAAGGATATCTGGGTACTGAGTTACTGATACACCATTTTGATGGTAGTCAAGGACAATATCAAGGATATGTAGTGAGACGAAGAGTTTATTTGCTGGGAGCTAGGATATTTGATGAATTAACTACAGAAGTGGCTAATCTTTCCGATTCTTTGAGAGTGTATATGAGCTGTATCATTAACGTTAATTTTAAGTGGTTTGGGCATTGGTTAACATATCTAAGTTAAGCTGGACATTTTCGGCAGTAACTGTATTTACAAAATAAATAATTTATCTAACCTTCTTAACTTAGAGTGGTTTTTTTTCTTACATTTAAAATTAATTTCACAAAATCTAATTATTCCCCCTTCTCACTAGAAAGGGGGAATAAGATATGCTTAGAAAAACCAACCGTAAGAATGTAAACCCTTACCTAAAATATTTACACCCAAATAACAAATCCAAACTACAACAAAACCACCCGCAGCTAAAATTGCTGGTTTTCTACCTTGCCAACCACGAGTTATTCTGGAGTGCAAATAGGCTGCAAAAACTAACCAAGTGATTAAAGCCCAAGTTTCCTTTGGGTCCCAACTCCAATAAGAACCCCATGCTTCATTAGCCCAAACACCACCTGCAATAATACCAATGGTCAGTAGGGGAAATCCCAAACCGATAATGCGATAACTGATATTATCTAAGGTTTCAGCTAGGCTGAGGCGTTGGGGTGAAAGCCTTTCACTTGAGGCGATGTTTTGCGTTTCTGCAACAGTTACTAAATCTAAAACAGCAGTACCATGACCGTTGTTACTGCTTTCCAAGCGAGAGAACCCATTATTTTCCGGTGAGGGTGTTGAGGGTTGAGTAACTAACTCTCCAGCTTTGAGTAATTTGTAACCATTCCTGCGATAGCTACCTGTGCCTACGGAACTACCCTGTAATTGGATATTTTGCCCGCGAGTAACAATTAAAAATGCGATCCCTAACAAAGAGCCTACCATCAAAGCCGAATAACTCAGCATCATCACGCTGACATGCATCATTAACCAATTCGACTTTAAAGCCGGAACTAAAGGTTCCGAGACTTGCATTGTTGATGGTAGTGTCAAAGTAGCAAAAGCTGCAATTCCCATTGCTACAGGAGCAGTGACAACTCCCACCAAGCGACTACGACTGGTATTTTCTGCAATTAGATGGACAGCCGTAATTCCCCAAGTCAGGAAAAATAGAGACTCATAGAGATTGCTGAGGGGAAAATAACCTGCTTCAATCCATCTTGCGCCTAGTAGAGCCGCAATACACAAATTTGCGATCGCCATTCCACCCGTCCCCAAAGCCGTAGTCACCGATAAACTCGGAAAAGCCGCCCCCACCCAATAAACCAGCATAGTGCAGAATAAGACAGCAAAGGAGGCATTATCTAACCAGTTCTGGAGTACAATCAGATTCATAAATTCTTCTCCCTAGTGAATCAGTTATAAGTTATCAGTTATCAGACTGAGTTAGACAATAAACCCAACTCAAACCCTTGATCACGGTTCACTGATTTAATTCCGACTATCCTGATCCTATCTACTTTTGGTAACAGGAGGTTGGTAATTGGTATTCTTCCCAGTCCCCAGTCCCCTCAAGTCCTCAACTATTTACCTTTTTTCAGTTCCACAAAAATGTCATATTCCTGACTACGATTATCGTTGACAGCAGTTGTTATACCTATAGTTTGTATAGCAGAAAGTAATGCTTGTTGACCAGGAGATTCAAGATTGAGAGGAAAACTTTTAACAGTCCGTTCCATATCCAAGAAAAATTGACCCTTGGCTGGATTTAATTCCTTGGGAACGGTTTGTTGAAAACGTAGAGTGTTGGCTAGAGTATTGTTGGGTTTAGGAACAATTTTATCGCTGATGGGAGCGCCGAAGCCGAAAAAAACCACATTGTCATCTAACCAACCATGAGTAGCCGTTAAAGTCCCAAAAGGTGAAATCCAGTTAACAACGGGTTTACCCCCAACAGTAGCTGATTCAACTTTAAACTGGTATTGATTTTTCAGCACATCATCAAGATTTTGTAAAGCAGTTTCAGCCGATTGCCGTACCCCAGCTTTACCATCACTTACCTTAACCATAAATACTAAACCAGCCCGAAAGTTATCCGGTGAACCATCTCGTGAAGTATTAGGAATTACCGAAACTGAAAATTCCCCCTTCATCCAACTCAGTAAATCTTGATCTAAATCCAAATTTGTTAAAGATTTTACACCCCGTCGCAGTTCTTCGGGTTTGATTGGTGCCAACGGATTTCCCCCAGAAGTAGAAACATAGTCTGCCCACAACCGCTTTAAGTTACTACCAGACAACATCATTAAGGTTTCGCTGGGGAGGCGATTTTGCATACTTCCAGCTTTATTTTCTACCGCCAAAACTCTTTGACTATTAGGGCTTAACCAAGAAATACCCTTTAAACGCACTCCTTCAGATTCTAAGTTCAGAGTTCCCGCTAAACCTTGGTTATTCTGAAGTTGGGCAAGAACCTGAACAGGTAAACGTCGATTAGGGGCTGTCGCCGCTATTTTTGCAGCCAAGGGTACATTTATATAAAATTGAGCAAACGGTTGATAACTAGAGGTTTTTGAGAAATTTTCTGCAAAGCCTACTAATGTTGCTACAGATGTTTGATTTTTATAAGCATCAATTGTTTTTTCTGTGGCTTTAGCATTATCTGTAATTACAAGCAATTGCTGATTTATTAATGTTGCTGACAGCTTTTCTCCAGCTTTTCCTTCAGTTTGCTTAATTGCGATTCCCCGATAAGTAAGCTCAGTCGATTTACCTTGTTTAAGGGTTTGAGATTGTGCCAACATCTTTTTAGCAATTGCTGGGTTTTTGATTGGCAGCACCATCACCATTGACTGTTCATAAGGAATATTAGCCTCAGTAGCTACTGGTTTCAGCACTGGCTTGACTACTGGGGGAGGCAAAACAGCAATGGTGACCTCATCCCCCACCCAAGGTTGAATATCCTTCTCGAAATTGTAGCCATTATTGGTTAACCAGCGATCACGCAGTTGCACCAAATTTTTATCCAGTTCCTTTTGAGTTTCTGGTGTCCCAAATTCCCTCAACTTTTGCCATTGTTTAGTATCTGTTGTTAAAGAAACTGCAAACAAGGCATCTTGAGGAATAATATTTGCACCCACTGGCAAACTTCTAGAAAACGGTCGTCCTTGGGTAAAAAACCAATGAGCAAAACTGCCTACACCAATCAATAACGCCGCAGCTGATAATGTCAGTACTAAAGACCGCTTCTTTTTTTTCTTCTCAGACACAATAGGTAGCGTCATTGCAACTTATACCTATAATTAAGAATACTTACTAACTGAATAAATTCAGTTTATGATCGATCTTTTAAATCGTTTCAGAAATCAAGAAAATCCGTCCTTTTAGGACGGGGTTTTAAACCCCGATTTTCGATAAAACCCTAGAGCTTACACCCTTCTTGTTGACCCAAATATTTAGTTAAATAAGGTGAAAAAACCTCATAAATCAAAGTTAGAGGGTGTCCATGATGCCAAAACAAATAATGGCGACCCCAAAAAGGACCAACTTCATCAAAGCCTGACTCCAGCGGGGCTGAGTAACCACAGTAAATTCCTTTGATATCTCGATACAACTCTGTACGGATACGAGCTAAACTCGCCCAAATCGGTAAAGAACGGTTTTGCAAAAACTCATCAACATGACTAGCCTCCCACCAGGAAGTAGCATAACCCAAACGCTGACCAGAGGGAGTACGCAGCCATACCTGTCGGCGCAGTCTGGGCCCTCGAACAGCTTGAATTAAACTAGGAGCATTATCCGAATTCATGCCAATCAAAGACATATCAATCACATCCACTTCTATTGGCTCACAAGTGAGTAATTGTAAGTGTCTGGTTGGAGAACCATCACCCAAAAGCAGCAATTGCCATGCTGGTGCTAACTGAGTGTGAGGCAAACCTTTTTGAATATCCTCTTCTCCACCTTGCCAAATAGGATTTAGGCGATGCCAATCGGTTGGCAGTATTAAGTTATTTGTGGGCGTAACAATAGTAGTCAATTTTAT
It encodes the following:
- the fraD gene encoding septal junction protein FraD, yielding MNSSLFKEVILIFKFIQDLFLGIQKVIMPLKAFSWQTLIYLSVFSWGISYLAIGFIKDIIAFSGWLFLIAGTAWYTTDNPLRVPGTFMPVGALITGFLVSVFAFGHEVNVVTPKTIVFWPTIAAIITAIPEFFAGTGTTSKAAIPKLEVRQKVIILLAWSMLISCWLQFYFVLDQWLKEYPSLSAQNFLRSTFVIRLEPKSKTPQNGNIILNRMQPLIEEQIFKKPWSEVEKWLIEANQQMGNLGKGVIYKNLEKYDEQGLWGIEARVVNVKSGYRLDILTIWTGPSANTRGFYLQKSCLIQPVAAVNKPENQNAVAEIECDRTNKFFIGSPPPKQ
- the fraC gene encoding filament integrity protein FraC, with amino-acid sequence MPEELSLPRILPIGAMLFETLFLLVAISIEGYVLHRWLKFDKKTSIFYALAINVFSSVFGWNIFFLVEPRLDVKLKSELISYIFFNNFKNPGTQSTIIFLASLIFLGTFLIKFLLLKVLIITLSEIGEKEKIETSQQQKLYRIEKMQLQNTNLITTTLIANSMSYTAITLILLIRNLSIGLN
- a CDS encoding cob(I)yrinic acid a,c-diamide adenosyltransferase, yielding MTRNGIGIRTAQVRSERLTGQIHVYDGIGKGKSQAALGVVLRSIGLGINTPSDSNRVLLLRFLKGPERDYDEDGAIAALQRGFPHLIDQVRTGRAEFFGHDEITPFDRTEAARGWDVAKGAIASGLYSVVVLDEINPVLDLGLLAVNEVVQTLKSKPQELEIIATGRGAPQQLLDIADLHSEMKPQHHPTAEALFLEGIEIYTGLGKGKSTSALGKALQAIGRGINHPGSTRVLIMQWLKGGSGYTEDAAIAALQKSYPEVVDHQRCGRDAIVWRNSRQELDYVEAERGWEIAKTAIASGIYKTIILDELNPTVDLELLPVDPIVQALLRKPRDTEVIITGRCQNQPAYFDLASIHSEVYCHKHYANQGVELKRGVDF
- the ccsB gene encoding c-type cytochrome biogenesis protein CcsB — encoded protein: MNLIVLQNWLDNASFAVLFCTMLVYWVGAAFPSLSVTTALGTGGMAIANLCIAALLGARWIEAGYFPLSNLYESLFFLTWGITAVHLIAENTSRSRLVGVVTAPVAMGIAAFATLTLPSTMQVSEPLVPALKSNWLMMHVSVMMLSYSALMVGSLLGIAFLIVTRGQNIQLQGSSVGTGSYRRNGYKLLKAGELVTQPSTPSPENNGFSRLESSNNGHGTAVLDLVTVAETQNIASSERLSPQRLSLAETLDNISYRIIGLGFPLLTIGIIAGGVWANEAWGSYWSWDPKETWALITWLVFAAYLHSRITRGWQGRKPAILAAGGFVVVWICYLGVNILGKGLHSYGWFF
- a CDS encoding DUF3352 domain-containing protein, whose translation is MTLPIVSEKKKKKRSLVLTLSAAALLIGVGSFAHWFFTQGRPFSRSLPVGANIIPQDALFAVSLTTDTKQWQKLREFGTPETQKELDKNLVQLRDRWLTNNGYNFEKDIQPWVGDEVTIAVLPPPVVKPVLKPVATEANIPYEQSMVMVLPIKNPAIAKKMLAQSQTLKQGKSTELTYRGIAIKQTEGKAGEKLSATLINQQLLVITDNAKATEKTIDAYKNQTSVATLVGFAENFSKTSSYQPFAQFYINVPLAAKIAATAPNRRLPVQVLAQLQNNQGLAGTLNLESEGVRLKGISWLSPNSQRVLAVENKAGSMQNRLPSETLMMLSGSNLKRLWADYVSTSGGNPLAPIKPEELRRGVKSLTNLDLDQDLLSWMKGEFSVSVIPNTSRDGSPDNFRAGLVFMVKVSDGKAGVRQSAETALQNLDDVLKNQYQFKVESATVGGKPVVNWISPFGTLTATHGWLDDNVVFFGFGAPISDKIVPKPNNTLANTLRFQQTVPKELNPAKGQFFLDMERTVKSFPLNLESPGQQALLSAIQTIGITTAVNDNRSQEYDIFVELKKGK
- a CDS encoding chorismate lyase; this translates as MTTIVTPTNNLILPTDWHRLNPIWQGGEEDIQKGLPHTQLAPAWQLLLLGDGSPTRHLQLLTCEPIEVDVIDMSLIGMNSDNAPSLIQAVRGPRLRRQVWLRTPSGQRLGYATSWWEASHVDEFLQNRSLPIWASLARIRTELYRDIKGIYCGYSAPLESGFDEVGPFWGRHYLFWHHGHPLTLIYEVFSPYLTKYLGQQEGCKL